The Marinobacter bohaiensis genome segment TGGTAGCCATGATGATCAACAACAGTTTTGCAATCGGTATACAGGGCATTCAGGACGGCATGATGGGCGTGGATACCTCCGCGCGCAAAATTGCCCGTGCCGGTACCGACGGCCCCCAAGGCACCAACGCCGAAGCCAGCAACAGCCTGGCGGAGCCGATCGTCGATATGCAGCTGTATGCCCGGAGTGTCGAAGCATCAGCCCAGGTCGTGAAGACTGCGGATGAAACCGTAGGGACCCTCCTCGACGTCATGGCCTGACCCGCACTGCCAGAGGAGCTGCTGCGGTGTCCATTGCACTCAGTGCCAATCCAGCATTCCCGGTCGGTGCGGCGTCGCCCCAGACGCCCGCCGCCGCAGCACGCGGTCCTGAGTCCTCGCGCGACCCTGACTCGTCAGCTTCTTCCGATTCATCGCCATCCCGGCGGGATGCGGCTCCCCGTGGCGAGCAGGCGCAGGCCCGCAACGGACAGCGCCTGGATGAAGCCGAACTCGCCGAACTGAAAGATCTCAAGGCCCGTGATCGCGAAGTGAGGGCCCATGAGGCTGCCCACCAGTCCGTTGGCGGCCAGCATGCCGGCGCGGCCAGCTTCACCTATTCTCGAGGCCCTGACGGCGTGAACTACGCCGTCGGCGGTGAAGTGCCCATCGACACCGCGCCGGTCCCCAACAACCCCCAGGCCACCATCGACAAGATGCGCACGGTGCGCGCGGCGGCCCTGGCACCGGCTGAACCCTCCTCACAGGATCGCCAGGTTGCGGCCGAGGCCATGCAAACCCTGATGCAGGCCCGGGCGGAGTTGTCGGCCAAATCGTCCGATTCCGAGCAGGATGCGGCCTCGTCTGACAGCGCGTCGGAGTCGGAAGGCAACGCGCGCCAGCAACGCGAAGCCGATACGGCGTACCGTTCGGTCGCCCGTCTGGACGACGCTCGCGAAGCCGCCGACGGCGAATCGCCCCAGTCCCCGGCCTTCCTGGCCTCCGCCTGATTTCCCGCACCTCGCGCTGCAACCCCGGATAACCGCGTTGTCTCCCACCGAGGGCCTCTTTTATGACGTTGCCCGGCTCATTCGGTTCGCCACAAATTGCGTAACTAAGTCTTGACACATCCGCTGCTGCAAACGTATGTTTCAAACAACTGTTTAATTGATGGGTAATGCCAGTGTCATTGCCCGCGAGTAAAACCAGGCTGGTGATCCGTCGCATCGCTGGCGGACACGACTGATAACCGAGGTGGAACCCATGCCCGAGTACAAAGCGCCCCTGCGTGACATTAAATTTGTGATGTCCGAGCTTCTGGACAGCGAACAACATTACGCCAACCTGGAAGGTGCTGAAGACGCGACTCCGGATATGGTCGACGCGATTATCCAGGAAGGCTCCAAGTTCTGTGAGCAGGTTCTGTCGCCGCTGAACCAGGTGGGTGATCAGGAAGGCTGTACCTGGAGCGAAGACGGCGTGAAGACGCCGACCGGCTTCAAGGAAGCCTACCAGCAGTATGTGGAAGGCGGCTGGCCCTCCATGACCGCGGATCCCAACTACGGCGGCCAGGGTCTGCCGAGCTCCATCGGCATCGTCATGAGCGAGATGGTCGGTACGTCCAACTGGTCCTGGGGCATGTACCCGGGCCTGAGCCACGGCGCCATCAACACCATTGAGCAGCATGGCTCCGATGAGCAGAAAGACGTCTACCTGACCAAGCTGACCAGCGGTGAATGGACCGGCACCATGTGCCTGACCGAGCCGCACTGTGGTTCTGACCTGGGCATCCTTCGTTCCAAGGCCGAGCCGAATGCCGACGGTTCCTACAACATTACCGGCACCAAGATCTTTATCTCGGCCGGCGAACACGACATGGCCGAGAACATCGTCCACATCGTGCTGGCCCGCCTGCCGGGCGCGCCGGAAGGCACCAAGGGCATCTCCCTGTTCATCGTGCCCAAGTTCCTGCCCAGCGAAGACGGCTCCGTGGGCGAGCGCAACGCGGTGTCCTGTGGCTCCCTGGAGCACAAGATGGGCATCCACGGCAACGCCACCTGCGTGATGAACTTCGACGGCGCCCAGGGTTGGTTGATTGGTCCGGAAAACAAGGGCCTGAACTGCATGTTCACCTTCATGAACACCGCCCGCATCGGTACCGCCATCCAGGGGCTGGGTGCTGCCGAGCTGGGCTTCCAGGGCTCGCTGGCCTACGCCAAAGAGCGTCTGGCGATGCGTTCGCTGAACGGTGCCAAGAACCCGGACGGCCCGGCGGATCCGATCATCGTCCACCCGGACGTGCGTCGCATGCTGCTGACCCAGAAGTCCGTCGCGGAAGCGGCCCGTGCCCTGATCTACCTGGCGGCGCAGCAGGCTGACATCGTGCACCAGGGCAAGACCGAGGAAGAGCGTAAGGCCGCCGACGCCATGCTGGGCTTCCTGACGCCGATCGCCAAGGCCTTCCTGACCGAGATTGGCTATGAGTCCGCTAACCTGGGTATGCAGGTCTTCGGCGGTCACGGTTTCATCTCCGAGTGGGGCATGGAACAGAACGTCCGCGACGCGCGGATCGGTATGATCTACGAGGGCACCACCGGCATCCAGGCGCTTGACCTGTTGGGTCGTAAAGTGCTGATGTCTCAGGGCGAGTCGCTGAAAGGCTTCACCAAGCAGGTTCACGTCTTCTGCAAGGAAAACGCCGACAACGAACAGCTCAAGGAGTTCGTCGAACCGCTGCAGGCGCTCAACAAGGAGTGGGGCGACCTGACCATGAAGGTCGGTATGACCGCCATGAAGAACCGTGACGAAGTCGGAGCGGCCTCGGTCGACTACCTGATGTACTCCGGTTACGCGGTCTTCGCTTACCTGTGGGCGCGCATGGCCAAGGTGGCTCTGGACGCAATGGCGGAGGGCACCAGCGAGGAAGCCTTCTACACCGCCAAGGTGCAGACCGCACGCTTCTACTTCAAGCGCCTGCTGCCGCGCACCAAAGGCCACGCCGAAGCCATGCTGGCCGGCGCTGACAGCCTGATGGATATGCCGGAAGACAACTTCGCGTTCTAAAGGACGCCGGCGACTGAGGCATGGAAAGCCCGCTCTCCCGGGGAGGCGGGCTTTCTGCGTCCAGGTGGTCCAGTGGACGTGACTCCAACGAAGAACAACGAGGGGTCGGGGTTAACAGGCCCGGCCCCGACAACATAAGATCAGAATACGCTCGCACAGAGAGGAATTCATCGATGGCAGATTATCAGGCGCCGTTGCGCGATATCCGTTTTGTCTTGAATGAAGTGTTCGACGCGCCGTCCCTGTGGGCGTCGATGCCCCGCCTGGCGGAGAACGTGGATGCCGACACCGCCGACGCCATCCTGGAAGAGGCCGGCAAGATTGCCGGCGGTGTCCTGGCGCCGCTTAACCGGGAAGCCGACGAGCAGGGGTGTCAGTGGCAGGACGGCGAGGTCACTACGCCGGAAGGGTTCCGTGAAGCCTACCAGACGCTGCTCGAAGGGGGCTGGATCGGCCTGGGCGGCAACCCGGAGTTCGGCGGCATGGGAATGCCCAAGACCCTGGTCGCCCAGTACGAGGAAATGACCCAGGGTGCCAACATGGCGTTCGGCCTCGCCCCGATGCTGACCGCCGGGGCCTGCCTGGCGCTGGACGCCCACGGCAGCCAGGAGTTGAAAGAAAAATACCTGCCGAACATGTACTCCGGTGTCTGGTCCGGCGCCATGGACCTGACCGAACCCCACGCCGGCACCGATCTGGGCATCATCCGCACCAAGGCGGAGCCCAACGACGACGGTTCCTACAACGTCACCGGCACCAAGATCTTCATCACTTGGGGCGAGCACGACATGGCGGAGAACATCGTCCACCTCGTGCTGGCCAAGCTGCCGGACGCCCCCAAAGGCCCGAAAGGCATTTCCCTGTTCCTGGTACCCAAGTTCCTGGTCAACGAGGACGGGTCGCTGGGTGACCGCAACTCTCTGGCGTGCGGTTCCCTCGAGAAGAAAATGGGCATCAAGGCCTCCGCCACCTGCGTGATGAACTTCGACGGCGCCAGGGGCTGGCTCGTGGGTGAGCCCAACAAGGGCCTGGCGGCCATGTTCACCATGATGAACTATGAGCGCCTGGGCGTGGGCATCCAGGGTCTGGGCGCCATGGAAGCATCCCTGCAGAGCGCCCGGGAATACGCCCTGGAGCGCCTGCAGAGTCGTGCACCGACCGGCAAGCAGGCCCCCGAGAAGGCGGCCGATCCGATCATCGTTCATCCGGACGTGCGCCGGATGCTGCTGACCATGAAAGGCTTCGTCGAGGGCGGTCGTGCCTTCTCCACCTACGTGGCGCAGTGGCTGGACATGGCCAAGTACAGCGACGACGACGCCGACCGGGCGAAAGCCGACGCCATGGTGGCGCTGCTGACGCCGGTGGCCAAGGCTTTCCTGACCGACCGGGGCCTGGATGCCTGTGTGACCGGCCAGCAGGTATTCGGTGGCCACGGCTACATCCGCGAATGGGGGCAGGAGCAACTGGTCCGCGACGTGCGTATCACCCAGATCTACGAAGGGGCGAACGGCATCCAGGCCCTGGACCTGATGGGGCGTAAGATCGTCGCCAACGAGGGCCGCTTCTTCGAGCTGTTTGCCGAGGACGTGGCCGCGTTTATCGAGGCCAATCAGGGCGATGCCGCGCTGGCGCCTTACCTGGAGCCGCTGGCGGCCTCGCTGGAGCGCCTGGCTGACGTGACCGAAGCCGTGATCGAGGCTGCCGTCGATGATCCCAACGAAGTCGGGGCGGCATCGGTCGAGTACCTGGATCTGTTCGGGCTGACCGCGCTGGCCTACATGTGGGTGCGTATCGTCAAGGCGGCGGCGCCGAAGGCCGAAGGCGACACCTCCGGCTTCTACACCGGCAAGCTCAAGACGGCACGCTTCTACTTCGAGCGGTTGCTGCCCAGGACGGTTTCCCTGGCAGAGGGTATCCGCAGTGGCAGCGAGGCGATGATGGATCTCACGGCCGACGAGTTCTGATGAGTTCTCTCTTGTCCGCGGGATGAACGAGCCGCCTGGAAACAGGCGGCTTTTTTGTGGCTGTCGATTCGCTGGCAGGCGAGAGCCGGGAAGACCCGTCTTGCTCCGGACTAGCTCTTCAGCCGGTCGCGGATGCGCTGATAGCCCTGCTTCAGATCTTCGCCCACGTCATGGGCGGTCCGGTAGGCTTCCTCGCCGGCATCGGATGCATCGTGCAGGATGTCGTCCATTTTCTGACGGAAGCGCTCCCAGTATTGCTCCATGTCGTCCCACTCGTCGCGGACATCCTGGCGTGCCAGGTGGAGCTGAAGCTTCAGTTCGTCGCGCTGCTGCTTGACGGATTCCGAGAGTTTGTGGAGGTCGTCTTTCCAGCTCATGGCGATGGGTCTCCTGTCGAGGTGATCTCGCTTAGAAGAACGATGCGCCCGAATTCGGGAAGCTGTCAACCGGAGATTGTCGCGGGCGGAGACAGGTGCCCGGCTCAGCGCCGGGCTGCCAGCTCGTTGGTGAGGGTGCGCAGGTGGTGCCAGGGTGGCAGGTCGCCGTAGCCCTTGGCGCTGCGGTCGATGTCGCTGCAGCGTACCAGGGCAGCGCGGATCTGCGGCGGTCGCAAGCGGCGTGCCGCCTGTTCCAGTTGTCGTATGCGCTGGGGCTGGCGAATGTTGTTGGAGCGGAAGAAGTCCTTGGCGGTATCGCCTCGCTGCAGCGCCTGCTGCAGGCGGCCGGTCATGCGCAGGTCGCGGCTGAGGATGGCCAGCAGGCCCAGTGGGCTGTCCTCTTCCTGCTGCAGGATGCCGATAATGCGCTGAGCCTGCTCCGCCTTGCCCATCAGGATGTCGCCGACCAGTTCGAACACGTTGAAGCGTGCGCTGTCGAGCACCACCTGGTTGACGATCTCCTCGTCAACGGTCTTGTCCGGCGCCAGCAGAGCCAGGCGATCGAGTTCCTGGCTGGCGGCCAGCAGGTTACCTTCCAGACGCTCACCCAGCTCTTCCAGGGCGCCCTGCGTCAGCTTGAGGCCGCGCGTCTTGGCGCGCTGCTGCAGCCAGCCCGGGAACTTGTCGGGATCGATGCCCCAGATGGGCACGTGAACGCCCTTGTCCTGTAGCTGCTTGTACCACTTACGCCGGGTTTCGGCAGCGTCCAGGCGTGCGCTGATCAGGATCAGGATGATGTCATCCGGCGGCGAGGCCAGGGTCTGTTCCAGCACCTTGCGGCCGTCGCCCAGCTTGCCGGTGGGCAGGTGGATTTCGATGCGCCGCTTTTCGGCGAACAGGGACAGCGCGTTCAGCTCCTCGCCCACCTGGTTCCAGTCCAGGTTGCGATCGGCGTGGAAAATCTGCCGGTCGTTGAAACCGGCTTCCCGCGCCTTGGCCCGAATGCTGTCGCAGGATTCCTGGACCAGCAGCGGCTCGTCGCCGGACACCAGGTAGACCGGTGCCAGCCCGCGGGACAGCACCTGGTCCAGCTGTGCCGGCGTCGTCTTCATGGTGTCTCCGGAGCCGCTTTTTCGGCCTCGGACTGGGCTTCCCGGTACTCGGCGCGGATGGCTTCCAGACGCTCCGGCGTCAACGGCGCCATGCGGAACAGGACCTGTTGCGCGAGGCGCTGGTAGAGCGTGTTGCGGATCTCGTCTTCCTCACGACGCTTGGCC includes the following:
- a CDS encoding flagellar basal body rod C-terminal domain-containing protein, which translates into the protein MINNSFAIGIQGIQDGMMGVDTSARKIARAGTDGPQGTNAEASNSLAEPIVDMQLYARSVEASAQVVKTADETVGTLLDVMA
- a CDS encoding putative metalloprotease CJM1_0395 family protein — translated: MSIALSANPAFPVGAASPQTPAAAARGPESSRDPDSSASSDSSPSRRDAAPRGEQAQARNGQRLDEAELAELKDLKARDREVRAHEAAHQSVGGQHAGAASFTYSRGPDGVNYAVGGEVPIDTAPVPNNPQATIDKMRTVRAAALAPAEPSSQDRQVAAEAMQTLMQARAELSAKSSDSEQDAASSDSASESEGNARQQREADTAYRSVARLDDAREAADGESPQSPAFLASA
- a CDS encoding acyl-CoA dehydrogenase C-terminal domain-containing protein — translated: MPEYKAPLRDIKFVMSELLDSEQHYANLEGAEDATPDMVDAIIQEGSKFCEQVLSPLNQVGDQEGCTWSEDGVKTPTGFKEAYQQYVEGGWPSMTADPNYGGQGLPSSIGIVMSEMVGTSNWSWGMYPGLSHGAINTIEQHGSDEQKDVYLTKLTSGEWTGTMCLTEPHCGSDLGILRSKAEPNADGSYNITGTKIFISAGEHDMAENIVHIVLARLPGAPEGTKGISLFIVPKFLPSEDGSVGERNAVSCGSLEHKMGIHGNATCVMNFDGAQGWLIGPENKGLNCMFTFMNTARIGTAIQGLGAAELGFQGSLAYAKERLAMRSLNGAKNPDGPADPIIVHPDVRRMLLTQKSVAEAARALIYLAAQQADIVHQGKTEEERKAADAMLGFLTPIAKAFLTEIGYESANLGMQVFGGHGFISEWGMEQNVRDARIGMIYEGTTGIQALDLLGRKVLMSQGESLKGFTKQVHVFCKENADNEQLKEFVEPLQALNKEWGDLTMKVGMTAMKNRDEVGAASVDYLMYSGYAVFAYLWARMAKVALDAMAEGTSEEAFYTAKVQTARFYFKRLLPRTKGHAEAMLAGADSLMDMPEDNFAF
- a CDS encoding acyl-CoA dehydrogenase C-terminal domain-containing protein, which gives rise to MADYQAPLRDIRFVLNEVFDAPSLWASMPRLAENVDADTADAILEEAGKIAGGVLAPLNREADEQGCQWQDGEVTTPEGFREAYQTLLEGGWIGLGGNPEFGGMGMPKTLVAQYEEMTQGANMAFGLAPMLTAGACLALDAHGSQELKEKYLPNMYSGVWSGAMDLTEPHAGTDLGIIRTKAEPNDDGSYNVTGTKIFITWGEHDMAENIVHLVLAKLPDAPKGPKGISLFLVPKFLVNEDGSLGDRNSLACGSLEKKMGIKASATCVMNFDGARGWLVGEPNKGLAAMFTMMNYERLGVGIQGLGAMEASLQSAREYALERLQSRAPTGKQAPEKAADPIIVHPDVRRMLLTMKGFVEGGRAFSTYVAQWLDMAKYSDDDADRAKADAMVALLTPVAKAFLTDRGLDACVTGQQVFGGHGYIREWGQEQLVRDVRITQIYEGANGIQALDLMGRKIVANEGRFFELFAEDVAAFIEANQGDAALAPYLEPLAASLERLADVTEAVIEAAVDDPNEVGAASVEYLDLFGLTALAYMWVRIVKAAAPKAEGDTSGFYTGKLKTARFYFERLLPRTVSLAEGIRSGSEAMMDLTADEF
- the holA gene encoding DNA polymerase III subunit delta — its product is MKTTPAQLDQVLSRGLAPVYLVSGDEPLLVQESCDSIRAKAREAGFNDRQIFHADRNLDWNQVGEELNALSLFAEKRRIEIHLPTGKLGDGRKVLEQTLASPPDDIILILISARLDAAETRRKWYKQLQDKGVHVPIWGIDPDKFPGWLQQRAKTRGLKLTQGALEELGERLEGNLLAASQELDRLALLAPDKTVDEEIVNQVVLDSARFNVFELVGDILMGKAEQAQRIIGILQQEEDSPLGLLAILSRDLRMTGRLQQALQRGDTAKDFFRSNNIRQPQRIRQLEQAARRLRPPQIRAALVRCSDIDRSAKGYGDLPPWHHLRTLTNELAARR